From the Thomasclavelia ramosa DSM 1402 genome, the window ATGTGCCTTAAGATTTAATAATACTTCTTGATTGTTTGGTAATTCGGTTTCCCATCAATTATATCCTTTGACTCCCATCTGCCAAGTTGGTGAAAATGCTTTTCCGAAAGCAAAAAATGTATGTTTTTTATTGTAAGGATTTGTCTATGCATCAAATGAATAATATTTGATCTTAAAAAATGGACTTTTCCGCCATTCTATATTGTAATGGGTAATTGATTTAGATAGTCGAAGTTTTTGTGATTTCCATCAATAAAACAGATTTGATAGGGGAGTGCTGCTAATTTATTTAAAAAATCCAGCTCTTTTTGATTGTTGTGAAACACAAAGCCGAAATCTCCAATAATAAAATATCACGTTTAGTTAAATAGTGATTAAACACATTAAAACTACCTTGATGGTCGAGGATATCTCCGGTAATATAAATCGTTTTTTCTCCTTAAAAAATCTATTGCTTTGATTAAAAATTGCATAATAAACATATTGATAATTTTATTAAGCAAGATTAAATCATGAGTATTTGACGATTAACTAATAATGTAAAAAATGCAAAATTAATTTCTTCAAAATCTATACTAGTATCACTATCATTTTTTATCATTACATATAAGTTTAAGCTACTTTTGTTAATAGGTATGTCATATGCATCTCTAAAATGATTTTAGTATAAAAATTATTATAGTGAAACTATTTTATTACACAATTAAACGCATTTACTAAAAAAATATTCATATAATTAGTTAGGTGATTCGATGATCTATATGGAAAATAAGTGTTTAAGTGTCAAATATTATGAATGTGTGATGCTTTTAGAAAATAATGTTATTGAGATAAAGATGGCTAATAATACTCTTAAAGTAACTGGCGCAGATTTAGAAATAAGATATTATAGTGATCAAGAAGTAATAATTTATGGAAAGATTGATTGCTTAAGATTTCTATGAGATTAGGATATGATTTATGTGAAGTCGTCAGTGAGGATATAGTAGGGTTATTGAAATCATTTAAAGAGGACCATATTACAGTATTTCAATTAACAAAAGTCGATGATTGTACATATCGATTCTATTTGCCTATTTATCAACGGATAATGGTTCGTAAATATCATTTAACAATTATCAAAAGTGTTGGAATACTGTATTATTTAATTTTAATATTTTATCGTAAATTGAGCATCGTTGGAGTTGTCAGTTTTGCAGTCACTGTGATTTTATGTAATCAATTTATTTTTAGAGTTGAGATTATCGGTAATAATCCTAGTACAACTAAATTAGTTAATCAGGTTTTAGCTGAAAATCATATTGATGTTGGTGATAAAAAAAGAACTTATCAACAATTAAATGATATTTATGATGATTTAAAAGATAGTTTTAAAGGGAAGATAGATTATTTAAATATTTATCAAGAAGGTGGCGTATTATTTGTAAAATATACAAATAGTGTTGGAGCTAAAAAAGTAGAAAAGAATTTTGAGAATATTTATGCAAGTAAAGACGGAGTAATTCAAAAAATTGATGTTAGCAGTGGAAATATTTTGGTTAAGTTGAACCAGTATGTAAAAAAAGGTGATCTGCTAGTTTCTAATACGATTACTTCGACTAGTGAAGTAGATAAAATTATTGAAACCGAAGGAACGATCAAAGCATATACGTATACTACCTATGAGGCGAAGATCGATAAGAAAAAAATGGATGATGGTGAAGCATTTAGCTATCTTCTCCATACAATTCGTAGTAAACTAGGTTCAATCGATAAAATAGATAGAGAAAAAGTTTTATCTTATGGTATAATTGATAACAAAAGAGTATTAAAGGTACAATATATTTTGATAGAAGATATTGCATCCAAAGAGGAGAATTAAATGACAGAACAAGTTAAATTAGAAGAATATAGTATTGCGCAATTAAATAATATTTGTGGAAATCATGACGAGAATTTTAAAATGATTGAAGAAGCCTTAAATGTGAGTATTTCTCTTAGAGGTGATGAACTCAGCATTACAGGTGATGATCCAGAACATTTTAAAGAAGCAAAAAAAGTAGTTGCTGCACTTTTAGGATTAGTCGCAAAAGGAATTACGATTACACGCCGTGATGTTGTTTATGCATTGAAATTAACAAAAGAAGATAATTTAGGAAAAATTAGTGAATTATACAATATTAGGATTACTAAAACAGCGAGTGGTAAGATGATTTATCCTAAAACAATGGGACAAAAAGATTATTACTTTGCTCTTAAAAATAATGATGTTGTTTTTGGAGTTGGACCGGCAGGAACAGGTAAAACTTATTTAGCAGTAGTATTTGCGGTTGACGCACTGAAAAATAATATTGTTAAAAAGATAGTTTTAACAAGACCAGCAGTTGAAGCGGGAGAAAATTTAGGTTTCTTGCCTGGCGATTTAAAAGAAAAAGTTGATCCATATCTTCGTCCTCTATACGATGCTCTGCATGATATGCTGGGTGTTGAACAAACTGAACGTTTGATTGAAAAAGGGGTTATTGAAATTGCTCCTCTAGCATATATGCGTGGAAGGACTCTAGAAGATGCATACGTGATTCTAGACGAAGCACAAAACACTACTGATAACCAAATGAAGATGTTTTTAACACGTTTAGGTTTTAATTCAAAGATGATTATTACAGGTGATATTACACAAATTGATTTACCTCGTGGAGTTGAATCCGGATTAATAAAAGCACTAAAAATCCTAAAGGGAGTTAAAGGCATTTCATTTATTCATTTAACTGCTATGGATGTTGTTCGTCATCCAGTTGTTCAAAGAATTATAGAAAGGTATGAAGGGAAAGATGAATAAGTTATTAATTATCGAGGACGATGTTTCGATAAACAAGATCCTTTGCCATGAATTAACTAATAAAGACTATCAGGTAGATAGTCTTTATGATGGAAAAGATGCTTGTAAGCAGATTTTATCAAATGAGTATGATTTAGTACTTGTTGATTGGATGCTGCCATATAAAGATGGAGTTCAAATAATTCAAGAATGTCGTAATAACGGATATATTAAGCCGATGATTTTATTAACTGCTCGCAGTGAACAAGAAGATATTATAAAGGGCTTAGAATCAGGGGCTGATGATTATTTAATGAAACCTTTTCAAGCTAATATTTTGATTGCTCGAATTGAAGCTCATTTAAGACGGTATCATAAACATTTTAAAGGAATTATTAAATATTTAGATATAAAAATGGATTTAAGTAAGCATGAAGTATTTGTTGGTGATGAACTGATTAATCTTACTAAAGTAGAATATGACTTGTTACAAATGTTTATTGATAATAAAGAAGAGGTTTTATCACGTCAAGAGCTCTTGATGAAGATTTGGAATTTTAATTATGATGGTGATACTCGTTTAGTGGATATTCATGTATTTAAATTAAAAACAAAATTAAAAGATAGTCAGGCTTGTTTCCAGTCAGTGCGTGGCGTTGGATACAAGTTGGTGAGCAAAGATGAATAAGAATTATCAAAAGGTTATTTTTTCAGCAATCATTGTAATTATTTTAATGATTTGGAATTTTAATTATAGTTATATTTATTTGATTGGATTTATGATTGCGATGTTATTTATCGTTTATGATACAAATCGTTATTATCAACAGCAAATTAATTTTTATAAACGTGAAAAAGAAAATGAAATTCGTGAAGTTGAAGGAGAAAAAGATTTTAATCATAAAATCTTAAATTCTCTAATCAAAACAATGAATTTACCGATGATTTTTGTTAATAAAGAAGGAACGATTATCTTCACTAATCAGAGTTTCCGTGATGCTTTTAAAATCAAACATTTGCGAGGTAAATATTATAAAGATATTTTTACAGATCAGTTATTAAATATTGTTGATCAAAGTTATATTTTTGAAAGAAAGTTTTCAACTGCAGTTTGTATTGATGAACGTTATTATCAAATTGAAACAACACCTGTATTTCGTGATGATGTAGCATTCGATGGAAGTATTATTCTTTTTACTGATGTTACACAGGTAAAAGAGATCGAAAAGATGCAAAAACAGTTTTTTTCAGATATTTCTCATGAATTAAAAACACCAATGAGTGCAATTATTGGTAGCGTAGAAATTCTTCAAAAAGAAGGAATAAAAAATAAAGATACTTTTAACGAATTTATGGGTATACTACTAAAGGAAAGTTATCGGATGCAGAATATTATTGGAGATATTTTAGAATTATCTCGATTAGAACAGCCTCAAGCGACTCTAAGTCCTGCACTGGTAGATATTGATTCACTGATCAAAGATACAGTGGAATTATTTGAGCCTTTAGCAAAAGATAAACAATTGTCATTAGTATATCAAACAAAAATCAAAGAAGAATTGATGTTAGATTATACGACCGTTAAAACGATTTTAAATAACCTGGTTTCTAATGCTATTAAATATTCTAATGCTGGGGTTATTTCAATTAAATGTAATTATAAAGATGATAATTTAATAATTGTTGTTCAGGATGAAGGGGTAGGCATTTCTAAAGATAATATCCCGTTTATCTTTGATCGCTTTTTTCAAGTGGACCGTTCTAGAAGTAAGAAACTTGGGACCGGTTTAGGATTGAGTATTGTTAAAAAAATGGTGGAATTAAATAATGGGACCATTGATGTAGAAAGCACTCCTGGAATTGGGACTACTTTCACGGTAACTTTGCCAATTTTGTAGAAAATATAATTTCTTTTACAAGTAACACAATTTTTCACACAATATAAAAATAATTTGAACAAATTATTTATTTAAGATATGTGTGTAAAGTAAAAGGAGTGGTATAAATGGAAGAGAGAAATCCAATGGAAGAACAAGTAGAAAAAGAAGAAAATAGTAACCAACCTGAATCAAGAATGGGAAAACATAATAAAAGAAAAGTGACTGTAAATACAAATGGTTTATTTAAGATAGTTATTACTCTTTTAGTGGTTGCCTCTTTAGGAATGAATGTTTTCTTATTTACAAAAGTTAATAAGAGCTCGTCAAGTGGTTCTTCATCGAATAAGAATGCAACTGTGGAAAATGTAAATTATGATGTGAAGAGCTCTACAACTGATGTGATTGAAAAAGTGAATAGTAGTGTTGTTGGAGTATTAGTCTATGCTAATGGAACTGCTAGTGGTAGTGGTAGTGGAGTTGTTTATCGTGTTGATGGAAAAACAGCATATATTATTACGAATGCCCATGTAGTAAGTGGAGCTACTGATGTGCAAGTAGTATTTTCAAATAAAGAATCTGTAAATGCAACGATTGTTGGTAGTGATACTTACAGTGACATTGCAGTACTAAAATTAACTGCTGATTTTGATATGACCGCTATTAAATGTGGAGATTCTAGTTTATTGGATCAGGGAGAAACTGTATTAGCGATTGGTAGTCCGCTTGGAATTGAATACGCAGGGACAGTTACTCAAGGAATTGTAAGTGGAATTGATCGTACTGTTTCAGTGGATTTAAATGATGATGGTCAAGAAGATTGGGATATGAATGTTATTCAAACTGATGCAGCAATCAACCCTGGTAACAGTGGTGGTGCTTTGGTAAATATGGCTGGTGAATTAGTCGGGATTACTTCAATGAAATTATCTAATACTTCAGTAGAAGGAATGGGATTTGCTTTACCAATCAATGATGTTATTACTTCAGTTGAACAAATTATTGAAAATGGTAAAGTGACACGTCCACAAATTGGTATCTCAGGAGTATCTTTATCAGGGTATTCAAGCTATCAATTACGCTATTATCGCATTAATACTGATTTGACAGATGGTATTTATGTATCTCGAGTTACTTCTGGAGGAGCAGCTAGTAAGGCGGGTATTCAAGAAGGAGATATTATTGTTAAGTTTGACGGTAAAGAAGTAACTACTTATAAGAGTTTCTTAACTGAATTATATTCAAAAGAACCTGGGGATAAAGTTTCTGTTGTGGTTAACCGTAATGGTACTGAAAAAACAATAGAAGTGACATTGGGTGAACAGTAAGAATAACTGACACCAGCTAATAAAGAGCTGGTGTTTTTTATTTGTGGAAAATGGAGATTTATAATATAATGTAATTATAAGTTATAATTAGGGAAAGGTAACTTAAAAATGAAATGAGGGAAAATTATGAAATGTAAAAAATGTGGTCAGGAATTAGAAATAGGGGTGAAATTTTGTCCTAATTGCGGTGAGGATTGTGTAAGTCAAGATACTGGAATACCGGTAAAAGAGTCTGTTGATAAAACAAAAAGTGCAATTAATGATTTTGGGGAAAATATGCAGAAAAAAGAAGTTGAAATTTCAGGGAAAAAATTCAACATGCTCGAGGTACTTACGTTTGGGTCGGGTATCTTGGCAATAATTTCATGCTTTTTACCATTTGCTTCAGTATCGATTTTTGGATATAGTCAAAGTGTTAGTTTAATGGATGGTGGAGATGGTATTATTTGCATTGCTTTAGTTGTTGTTGCATTGATTTTATCCTATCTTCATAAAGACATTGTAGCGTTAGGCTTAGCTGGTGCAACTGCAGTTTTGGCGGTATATGAAATTTTTAATGCTAAATCAGTACTGGGTGGTTATGGGAATATTTCTATCGGAGCATATTTATTGCTCTTGGCTGCTATTGGATTGGTTGCAGGAATCTTTTTAGTTTATAATAATACAAAAAAACAACAAAACTGACAGAATAACTAACTGTTAGTTTTTTCTTATTGAAATAGTAGGAATACTATGCTATATTATATAGGAAAAGAAAGTCTTCAGGGCAGGGTGTGATTCCCGACCGGCGGTAAAGTCCGCGAGCATAAGCTGAGTAGGTGAAATTCCTACACCGACAGTATAGTCTGGATGGAAGAATGACATTTTTTAGTTAATAATTAATGCCTTTTTGTCATGGAGATTAGTATTTTCATGATATTTTTTATTATAAAGGAGAAATTATTGTGGAAACTACTAAGACAAGAAAATTAGTATTATCAGCAGCGTTGGCGGCATTAGGGATGATCTTGGGTTTGTTGGAGATACCATATCCCTTAGCCCCTTGGCTAAATCTTGATTTATCAGAAATTGTTGTAATTATGGCAATTTCAATGCTGGGGTTTAAATCAGCATTATTTGTGTGTGTATGTAAATTCTTTGTTTCAATTTTATTTAAGGGACCGGTAGGACCAATTGCAATTGGTCAGATTACTGCTTTGATTGCTTCATTGACGATTTGTTGTGTTTATTATTATTTATCAAGACATTTAAAATTACAAAAAGAATGGCAGTCTTATGCCGTGAACATGATTATTACAATGTTTGTATTTGCAATGGTAATGTTTATTTTGAATTACCTGTTTGTAACTCCAACTTATTTAACTCAAAAACCAACTTGGTATACAGATTTACCATTTGTTTTAGATATTAATTCATTCAATCAACAATATGGTACAAATATGTCCGTACCGGGCTTTTTGAATTTCTTATCGCCTTATGGTCAAGCCATTTTTATCATTTATTTCCCATTTAACTTTATCAAAGGGATTATTTCTGCTATTGTATATTATATAGTAAGACCAATTGAATCAAAGTTTAAGGAGGCATAAGATGAATATTGCTTTAATTGCTCATGATCAGAAAAAGGGCGAATTGATTGATTTTGTTAAAGATAATGAAGAAATTTTTGCAAGACATAATTTATATGGAACTGGAACGACTGGTAAAAAGGTCATGGAGAATACAAATTTAGAAGTAACTAGATTTTTATCAGGACCTTATGGCGGAGATCAACAGGTAGGAAATTTAATTGCGCTAGGACAGATGGATATGGTTATTTTTTTTCGGGATCCTTTGACAGCACAGCCGCATGAACCAGATATTAGCGCGTTAATGCGTTTATGTGATGTACACTATATTCCTTTAGCATCTAATAAAGCAACAGCATTAATGTTATTGAAATCACTGTAGATATAGCTCTTGCTATATCTATTTTTTTAGTTTATAATATGAAATGTACTTCACGTGAAGTTAACTTCATATTATGGTGGTGGAAATGAAAACAAGAATAAAAGAAATGCGCTTAATAAAAAATATGACACAACAACAGTTAGCCGATCTGGTTCATGTATCATCTAGGACAATCATTTCGATAGAAAAAGAACAATATAACCCATCACTAATGTTAGCGTATCGAATTGCCGAAGTTTTCGATACTACAATTGAGGAATTATGTTGTTTAAAAGAAAATAAAGAATTGGAGGATCAAAAAAATGCATAAGATCAATCCCCGGTATATTATTAATGGGACATTGGGAATTATTTTAGTATTTGCTACAGCCTATGTTATTTGGCAAAAGGGCTTTGTTTTAAAATATGGATTAGCTTTGCTAGTTGCTTTTGTTTTAGGGGTTTATAATTTATATCATTGTTTTGATAATGATTGGGAAGATGAATTGAAAAATAATACAGATGAACGAGATTTGTTTATTGCGATGAAGAGTGGTCAAAAAACAGTACAATTAATGAATTTATTACTTTATGCAGGTAGTATTATTACAATTGTTTTGTATGGAATCACAAAGAAAATGATGTTTATGATAGCTGGAACCACACTTGTGAGTGTGGTTGTGGTGATGTTTGTAATATTTTTCGTAATAAACAATTATTATGAAAAACATGGATAAATGGAAAAACAAGGAGGCTGTGACGCATTAAAATAATGTGTTTGTCTAAAAAATTAAACAGCACTTAGACTCAAATAGAGTTTAAGTGCTGTTTTTGGTATAATTAGATTATGAAAAACATCGAACTGTTAGAATCTAATTACCCTATAGCCAATGGTAATTATGACACATTTCAATGCAGACTTCCACTAGACTTTTTTATTGTTATACCTATAGATGATCCGTTGACATCATTCGTAGAGATTATGAAAGGTATTAATACCTCCAAGTATTTTGACTGCTCTCACAGAGGCGATAAAGGCTCCAACCCCAATATGATTCTTTAGGTTATAAAGTCTTTCCTCAAGGGTACACATTTAATATTGAATAGGAAGAAGTATGGAACACCAGAGGTGATTACTTACAGATAAGCAGAGTGTTTGAATATAGACATTGCAATGAATGCTTAAATAAAGAAAAATACAAATTAATT encodes:
- a CDS encoding sensor histidine kinase, whose translation is MNKNYQKVIFSAIIVIILMIWNFNYSYIYLIGFMIAMLFIVYDTNRYYQQQINFYKREKENEIREVEGEKDFNHKILNSLIKTMNLPMIFVNKEGTIIFTNQSFRDAFKIKHLRGKYYKDIFTDQLLNIVDQSYIFERKFSTAVCIDERYYQIETTPVFRDDVAFDGSIILFTDVTQVKEIEKMQKQFFSDISHELKTPMSAIIGSVEILQKEGIKNKDTFNEFMGILLKESYRMQNIIGDILELSRLEQPQATLSPALVDIDSLIKDTVELFEPLAKDKQLSLVYQTKIKEELMLDYTTVKTILNNLVSNAIKYSNAGVISIKCNYKDDNLIIVVQDEGVGISKDNIPFIFDRFFQVDRSRSKKLGTGLGLSIVKKMVELNNGTIDVESTPGIGTTFTVTLPIL
- a CDS encoding PhoH family protein — protein: MTEQVKLEEYSIAQLNNICGNHDENFKMIEEALNVSISLRGDELSITGDDPEHFKEAKKVVAALLGLVAKGITITRRDVVYALKLTKEDNLGKISELYNIRITKTASGKMIYPKTMGQKDYYFALKNNDVVFGVGPAGTGKTYLAVVFAVDALKNNIVKKIVLTRPAVEAGENLGFLPGDLKEKVDPYLRPLYDALHDMLGVEQTERLIEKGVIEIAPLAYMRGRTLEDAYVILDEAQNTTDNQMKMFLTRLGFNSKMIITGDITQIDLPRGVESGLIKALKILKGVKGISFIHLTAMDVVRHPVVQRIIERYEGKDE
- a CDS encoding sporulation protein YqfD, whose product is MRLGYDLCEVVSEDIVGLLKSFKEDHITVFQLTKVDDCTYRFYLPIYQRIMVRKYHLTIIKSVGILYYLILIFYRKLSIVGVVSFAVTVILCNQFIFRVEIIGNNPSTTKLVNQVLAENHIDVGDKKRTYQQLNDIYDDLKDSFKGKIDYLNIYQEGGVLFVKYTNSVGAKKVEKNFENIYASKDGVIQKIDVSSGNILVKLNQYVKKGDLLVSNTITSTSEVDKIIETEGTIKAYTYTTYEAKIDKKKMDDGEAFSYLLHTIRSKLGSIDKIDREKVLSYGIIDNKRVLKVQYILIEDIASKEEN
- a CDS encoding zinc-ribbon domain-containing protein — encoded protein: MKCKKCGQELEIGVKFCPNCGEDCVSQDTGIPVKESVDKTKSAINDFGENMQKKEVEISGKKFNMLEVLTFGSGILAIISCFLPFASVSIFGYSQSVSLMDGGDGIICIALVVVALILSYLHKDIVALGLAGATAVLAVYEIFNAKSVLGGYGNISIGAYLLLLAAIGLVAGIFLVYNNTKKQQN
- a CDS encoding YabP/YqfC family sporulation protein; the encoded protein is MIYMENKCLSVKYYECVMLLENNVIEIKMANNTLKVTGADLEIRYYSDQEVIIYGKIDCLRFL
- a CDS encoding methylglyoxal synthase, coding for MNIALIAHDQKKGELIDFVKDNEEIFARHNLYGTGTTGKKVMENTNLEVTRFLSGPYGGDQQVGNLIALGQMDMVIFFRDPLTAQPHEPDISALMRLCDVHYIPLASNKATALMLLKSL
- a CDS encoding S1C family serine protease; its protein translation is MEERNPMEEQVEKEENSNQPESRMGKHNKRKVTVNTNGLFKIVITLLVVASLGMNVFLFTKVNKSSSSGSSSNKNATVENVNYDVKSSTTDVIEKVNSSVVGVLVYANGTASGSGSGVVYRVDGKTAYIITNAHVVSGATDVQVVFSNKESVNATIVGSDTYSDIAVLKLTADFDMTAIKCGDSSLLDQGETVLAIGSPLGIEYAGTVTQGIVSGIDRTVSVDLNDDGQEDWDMNVIQTDAAINPGNSGGALVNMAGELVGITSMKLSNTSVEGMGFALPINDVITSVEQIIENGKVTRPQIGISGVSLSGYSSYQLRYYRINTDLTDGIYVSRVTSGGAASKAGIQEGDIIVKFDGKEVTTYKSFLTELYSKEPGDKVSVVVNRNGTEKTIEVTLGEQ
- a CDS encoding Gx transporter family protein; translation: METTKTRKLVLSAALAALGMILGLLEIPYPLAPWLNLDLSEIVVIMAISMLGFKSALFVCVCKFFVSILFKGPVGPIAIGQITALIASLTICCVYYYLSRHLKLQKEWQSYAVNMIITMFVFAMVMFILNYLFVTPTYLTQKPTWYTDLPFVLDINSFNQQYGTNMSVPGFLNFLSPYGQAIFIIYFPFNFIKGIISAIVYYIVRPIESKFKEA
- a CDS encoding response regulator transcription factor, which translates into the protein MNKLLIIEDDVSINKILCHELTNKDYQVDSLYDGKDACKQILSNEYDLVLVDWMLPYKDGVQIIQECRNNGYIKPMILLTARSEQEDIIKGLESGADDYLMKPFQANILIARIEAHLRRYHKHFKGIIKYLDIKMDLSKHEVFVGDELINLTKVEYDLLQMFIDNKEEVLSRQELLMKIWNFNYDGDTRLVDIHVFKLKTKLKDSQACFQSVRGVGYKLVSKDE
- a CDS encoding helix-turn-helix transcriptional regulator, with translation MKTRIKEMRLIKNMTQQQLADLVHVSSRTIISIEKEQYNPSLMLAYRIAEVFDTTIEELCCLKENKELEDQKNA